In one Phyllostomus discolor isolate MPI-MPIP mPhyDis1 chromosome 8, mPhyDis1.pri.v3, whole genome shotgun sequence genomic region, the following are encoded:
- the IZUMO4 gene encoding LOW QUALITY PROTEIN: izumo sperm-egg fusion protein 4 (The sequence of the model RefSeq protein was modified relative to this genomic sequence to represent the inferred CDS: inserted 4 bases in 3 codons; deleted 1 base in 1 codon), with amino-acid sequence MTEEYLGLTAAMARACLHCHGSFVEKFSFHCHHVNLKRXRVGDIPVSSSLLKNWSQNTMKXHPAIPSKITREKLDQVADTXYQKMDQLHQGKIYFPVKGAAHPPRDTPVCPSLELAFLLPPFFREIGVFP; translated from the exons AGTACCTAGGCCTGACAGCCGCGATGGCCCGC GCTTGCCTGCACTGCCACGGCAGTTTCGTAGAGAAGTTCTCCTTCCACTGCCATCATGTGAACCTCAAAC CGCGTGTGGGCGACATCCCCGTGTCGAGCTCACTGCTCAAAAACTGGAGCCAGAACACGATGA GACACCCGGCCATCCCATCGAAGATCA cccggGAGAAGCTGGACCAAGTGGCAGACAC GTACCAGAAAATGGACCAGCTGCACCAGGGAAAGATTTATTTCCCGGTTAAGGGGGCGGCCCACCCGCCCCGGGACACCCCAGTCTGCCCATCTCTCGAacttgccttcctcctgcctccctttttTAGGGAAATTGGGGTATTTCCCTAA